In the genome of Ignavibacteria bacterium, one region contains:
- a CDS encoding Wzz/FepE/Etk N-terminal domain-containing protein, with amino-acid sequence MDLIHFIKVLLRRKLLLIVLPSIAVIITYLLVKNLPDVYKSSAQLSTGITDETKLSLTTEGQAIQQFDIQNKFGNLIELMNSKKVVDLVGYKLLRHDLTSSPPFREPSKLMQTLNQEAKNNVIRILNEKIDSMASLTNAIEDERGIIALLESMKYDYSALYNKLKINREGTSDFIKIEFESENPDLSAYVVNEEVTEFIRYYKQLTAVKSDATINFFADLSEQKKKELDEKVDELKRYKMANGVINLYEQTKSLVDQKAELEIAREEENKKIPALQEAIKLINNKFTNKDKLYYEANSRTYNARIVELKDKIKRLTDDLITQGYTNQALKDEIEATKKQLEVEIVSGADDFLLDPNTSKNELVTRRIGYEVDLEIARYSTKSMDKELARLDAQVQSYAPKEAEIAAYEREIQVASDVYLMVLNRLNLSRFDTMNLGNSLKQTEYGEPANKPEASKKMLTVILAGVVSLLMTVILIFVIEYLDQTIKSPAHFLKLTNIELLGTLNRLKKSQINLRELFSDRELDGDSELFKQLLRSLRFEILKKLNGKRIILVTSTEKGAGKSLIISCLAYSLALINKRVLLIDTNFSHPSLTSSFNASPVFEEYLEETLPADKVISRTTMGNIDIAGSKGGSYSPDEIGGIDNLNKKIHELAKGYDIVFMEGAALNKYSDSKELSNISDAVISVFSANNVIEESDKNSIEILNSMDPKFIGAILNNLSTEYIEEIYGDFYKKRSWARRVTKSIIKRNLSKKKLKDTSVS; translated from the coding sequence ATGGATTTAATACACTTCATAAAAGTTTTATTGAGAAGAAAGCTATTGTTGATTGTTCTGCCGTCAATTGCAGTAATCATAACATATCTTCTTGTAAAAAATCTTCCTGATGTTTATAAGTCGTCTGCTCAGCTTTCAACAGGCATAACAGACGAGACAAAACTCTCTCTTACAACAGAAGGTCAGGCAATACAGCAATTCGACATTCAGAATAAATTCGGCAACTTGATTGAGTTGATGAACTCAAAAAAAGTTGTTGATTTAGTTGGTTACAAATTATTGCGGCATGATTTAACCAGCTCTCCTCCATTCCGCGAGCCGAGCAAGTTAATGCAGACTTTAAATCAGGAAGCAAAGAATAATGTTATCAGAATTTTAAATGAAAAAATTGATTCAATGGCTTCCCTGACAAATGCTATTGAAGATGAAAGAGGAATTATTGCGCTTCTTGAAAGCATGAAGTATGATTATTCTGCATTGTATAACAAATTAAAAATAAACAGGGAAGGAACAAGCGATTTTATTAAAATTGAATTTGAATCCGAAAACCCTGACCTGTCTGCTTATGTAGTAAACGAGGAAGTTACAGAGTTTATAAGATATTATAAGCAATTAACTGCAGTAAAAAGTGATGCAACTATTAATTTCTTTGCGGATTTATCCGAGCAAAAGAAAAAAGAACTTGATGAAAAAGTCGATGAACTGAAAAGGTACAAAATGGCGAATGGGGTTATCAATCTTTATGAACAGACAAAATCATTAGTTGACCAGAAGGCAGAGCTTGAAATTGCAAGGGAAGAGGAAAACAAAAAAATTCCTGCTCTTCAGGAAGCAATAAAATTAATTAATAATAAATTTACAAATAAAGATAAATTATATTACGAAGCAAACTCAAGAACGTATAATGCGCGAATCGTTGAACTTAAAGATAAGATTAAAAGACTAACCGATGATTTAATTACTCAGGGATATACTAACCAGGCACTAAAGGATGAAATTGAAGCAACCAAAAAACAGCTTGAGGTTGAAATTGTAAGCGGTGCTGATGATTTTCTGCTCGACCCTAACACCTCAAAGAATGAACTTGTAACTCGAAGAATAGGATATGAAGTTGATCTGGAAATTGCAAGATACAGCACCAAGTCGATGGACAAAGAACTTGCAAGGTTGGATGCTCAGGTTCAAAGTTACGCCCCTAAGGAAGCCGAAATAGCTGCATATGAAAGAGAGATTCAGGTTGCATCAGATGTATATCTAATGGTTTTGAACCGTCTCAATCTTTCAAGATTCGATACAATGAATCTTGGAAATTCATTAAAGCAAACCGAATACGGCGAACCGGCAAATAAGCCGGAAGCATCAAAAAAGATGCTTACGGTTATACTTGCTGGAGTAGTTAGTCTTTTAATGACGGTAATTTTAATTTTCGTAATCGAATATTTAGACCAGACAATAAAAAGTCCTGCGCATTTTCTCAAGCTTACGAATATTGAACTTCTTGGAACTTTGAACCGTCTTAAAAAATCTCAGATAAATTTAAGAGAGTTATTTAGTGACAGAGAACTTGACGGAGATTCGGAATTGTTTAAACAGTTATTGAGGTCATTGAGATTTGAAATACTGAAAAAATTGAATGGCAAAAGAATAATTCTTGTAACAAGCACCGAAAAAGGTGCAGGCAAATCTCTTATAATTTCCTGTCTTGCATACTCTCTGGCGCTGATTAATAAAAGAGTATTATTAATTGATACAAATTTCTCTCATCCTTCGTTGACCTCAAGCTTTAATGCTTCACCTGTGTTTGAAGAATATCTTGAAGAAACTTTACCCGCAGATAAAGTGATTTCAAGAACAACAATGGGAAATATCGATATTGCAGGCAGCAAGGGAGGTTCATATTCTCCGGATGAAATTGGAGGAATCGATAATCTAAATAAAAAGATTCATGAGCTTGCTAAAGGTTATGACATAGTTTTTATGGAAGGTGCGGCATTAAATAAATATTCTGATTCAAAAGAGCTCTCGAATATTTCCGATGCAGTAATCTCAGTATTCTCTGCAAATAATGTCATTGAAGAGTCGGA
- a CDS encoding TolC family protein, with product MDTNKIIPPNPPITDTVAYLVNIAWLNNPMPQTYRSKKVQAEEELHQSKWSWLDAINFAYLFDPSVTSTTTNSQDKSQRFGVGLTVNLGMLFRVPSVIRQSEEEVKIADANLMTHRLYIRTQVIQRYWVFKQNISMLRIRTDAMNDVQSSLVLVRYRYENGEVTLEQYNSALTAYTDSQEKQIVSLSEMYSSKAALEEILGKQWEEIFK from the coding sequence TTGGATACCAATAAAATCATTCCCCCAAATCCACCTATCACAGATACCGTTGCTTACCTTGTTAATATTGCATGGCTAAATAACCCTATGCCGCAGACATACAGGAGTAAAAAAGTTCAGGCGGAGGAAGAACTTCATCAATCAAAATGGTCATGGCTGGATGCAATTAACTTTGCGTATCTTTTTGATCCGAGCGTAACAAGCACAACAACAAATTCACAGGATAAATCACAGAGATTCGGGGTCGGTTTAACGGTAAATCTTGGAATGCTTTTCAGAGTTCCGAGTGTGATAAGACAGTCTGAGGAAGAAGTAAAAATTGCAGATGCGAATTTAATGACTCATAGATTATACATAAGAACCCAAGTAATTCAAAGGTATTGGGTATTTAAACAAAATATTTCGATGCTCAGAATCAGAACGGATGCTATGAATGACGTGCAATCGTCATTAGTGCTTGTGAGATACAGATATGAAAACGGCGAGGTAACACTTGAACAATATAATTCTGCATTAACCGCATATACAGACAGCCAGGAAAAGCAGATTGTATCGCTTTCGGAAATGTATTCGAGTAAAGCTGCACTCGAAGAAATTTTAGGCAAACAATGGGAGGAAATATTTAAATAA